The following is a genomic window from Paracoccus alcaliphilus.
CACCTCGGCCCCCAGATCGGCCAGCAGCGCCGTGGCATAGGGCCCTGCCAGCACGCGGGTCAGGTCCAGCACACGGATCCCTTGCAGCGGCTTCATGGCGTCACCAGTTGCGGGGCCAGCGCCGCCAGCCGGGTCAGGATGTCGCGCAGCGGGACGCGCAAGGCAGCGGCCTTGGCCTCGTCATAAGCGAAGGGTGGGGTCTCACTCGTCAGATGGGTTGATTGCGCCAGCTCCATCTGGATGGCATGGACGCCCGCGCCGGGCTGGCCGTAATGGCGCGTCGTCCAGCCGCCCTTGAAGCGTCCGTTCACCACCCAGGGCCGACCCGTCGCGGATGCGACCTCCTGCGTGGCGGCCTCGATAGCCGGCGCGCAGGAAGCCCCGCTATTGGTCCCGATGTTGAAATCCGGCAGCACGCCCTCGAACAGGAATGGAATGACCGAGCGGATCGAGTGGCAATCATACAGGATCGCGACGCCGTGGCGCGCCCTGACCCGCTCGATCTCGGCGGCCAGCGCGGCGTGATAGGGGGCGTGAAAGCGGGCCTTGCGGGTGGCGATATCCTCGGCACCCGGCTCGGATTTCCAGATCGGTGTGCCGTCGAAATCGGTCAGCGGCACCAGCCCGGTGGTGTTCTGGCCGGGATAGAGGCTGGCGTCATCCGGCCCACGATTGGCGTCGATGACATAGCGGTGGAACGTCGCCCGCACCGTCGTCGCGCCGGGCAGCAACCCGCCATAGAGGCGGTGGATATGCCAGTCGGTATCGGCCAGCACCTGCCCGCGCGGGGTCAGCGCCGCAAAGATGTCATCGGGCAGAAAGGTGCCGGTATGGGGCAGGCCAAGGATGACGGGGCTGTCGCCCTGCGCGACCTCGACCGGGTTCATGGCTGCACCTCGGCCAGCAACTCGCCGGGTAGGGCGGCGATCAGAACGTCGTCACGCACCAGCGCGGCGGCCTCGGCCAGATCGGGGGCCATATAGCGATCCTGACCAAGCGGTGGGATGGCCTGCCGCAACCGCGCCAGCACTGCCTGCAACGGCGCGGAGGTTTTCAGCGGTGCGCGGAATTCGACCCCGGCGCTGGCGCAGAGAAGCTCGATTCCGATGATATGGGCAAGGTTCGCGTTCATCCGCCGCAAGCGCCGCGCGCCATGGGCG
Proteins encoded in this region:
- the hutG gene encoding N-formylglutamate deformylase, whose protein sequence is MNPVEVAQGDSPVILGLPHTGTFLPDDIFAALTPRGQVLADTDWHIHRLYGGLLPGATTVRATFHRYVIDANRGPDDASLYPGQNTTGLVPLTDFDGTPIWKSEPGAEDIATRKARFHAPYHAALAAEIERVRARHGVAILYDCHSIRSVIPFLFEGVLPDFNIGTNSGASCAPAIEAATQEVASATGRPWVVNGRFKGGWTTRHYGQPGAGVHAIQMELAQSTHLTSETPPFAYDEAKAAALRVPLRDILTRLAALAPQLVTP